A region from the Sphaerodactylus townsendi isolate TG3544 linkage group LG01, MPM_Stown_v2.3, whole genome shotgun sequence genome encodes:
- the GJA1 gene encoding gap junction alpha-1 protein has translation MGDWSALGRLLDKVQAYSTAGGKVWLSVLFIFRILLLGTAVESAWGDEQSAFRCNTQQPGCENVCYDKSFPISHVRFWVLQFIFVSVPTLLYLAHVFYVMRKEEKLNRKEEELKLVQSEGVNVEMHLKQIEIKKFKYGIEEHGKVKMRGGLLRTYIISIIFKSIFEVAFLLIQWYIYGFTLQAIYTCERVPCPHKVDCFLSRPTEKTIFIIFMLVVSLVSLSLNIIEIFYVTFKSVKDRMKTKNDPFSPNSALSPSKECGSPKYAYFNGCSSPTAPLSPMSPPGYKLVTGDRNNSSSCRNYNKQASEQNWANYSAEQNRIGQAGSTISNSHAQPFEFADDPQNNKKMGSGHELQPLTVVDQRPPSRASSRASSRPRPDDLEI, from the coding sequence atgggtGACTGGAGTGCATTAGGAAGGCTTCTTGACAAAGTCCAGGCCTATTCTACAGCTGGAGGGAAGGTGTGGCTGTCTGTCCTTTTCATTTTCAGAATCTTGCTGTTAGGGACAGCAGTGGAGTCTGCCTGGGGAGATGAGCAGTCAGCGTTCCGGTGCAACACCCAACAGCCTGGTTGTGAGAACGTTTGCTATGACAAATCCTTTCCAATCTCTCATGTGCGGTTTTGGGTTCTGCAGTTCATTTTTGTCTCCGTGCCAACCCTCCTGTATTTGGCACATGTTTTCTATGTGATGCGGAAAGAGGAAAAATTGAataggaaagaagaagagctCAAGCTTGTCCAAAGTGAGGGTGTTAATGTAGAGATGCACCTCAAACAAATAGAAATTAAGAAATTCAAGTATGGGATTGAAGAACATGGCAAGGTCAAAATGCGTGGAGGATTGCTCCGCACCTACatcatcagcatcatcttcaaaTCTATCTTTGAGGTGGCTTTCTTGCTCATACAGTGGTACATCTATGGATTCACCCTGCAAGCCATTTATACTTGTGAAAGAGTGCCATGCCCACATAAGGTGGATTGCTTCCTGTCCCGTCCCACAGAAAAAACCATCTTCATTATCTTCATGCTGGTGGTGTCTTTAGTCTCTCTGTCTTTGAACATCATTGAAATTTTTTACGTCACCTTCAAGAGTGTTAAGGATCGCATGAAGACAAAAAATGACCCCTTCTCTCCTAATAGTGCCTTGAGTCCCTCCAAGGAATGTGGATCTCCCAAATACGCCTATTTCAATGGTTGTTCCTCTCCAACTGCCCCTTTGTCACCCATGTCTCCACCAGGATACAAACTTGTCACTGGAGACAGGAACAATTCTTCCTCTTGTCGTAACTACAATAAGCAAGCCAGTGAACAAAACTGGGCAAATTACAGTGCTGAGCAGAACAGGATTGGACAGGCTGGGAGCACCATCTCCAACTCACATGCCCAACCATTTGAATTTGCTGATGATCCCCAGAACAATAAAAAAATGGGTTCTGGGCATGAGCTACAACCTCTCACTGTTGTGGACCAAAGGCCACCAAGCAGAGCCAGTAGTCGAGCCAGCAGCAGACCTCGACCTGATGATCTGGAGATCTAA